The genomic region ACCGACCCTTATCAGGCGCTGATCATGGCGTCCCTGGTGGAGAAGGAGACCGGTGTACCGCAAGAGCGTGGGCAGATCGCTGGTGTGTTTGTGCGTCGCATGAAGATCGGCATGTTGCTGCAGACCGATCCGACTGTGATCTACGGCCTGGGTGAGCGCTACAACGGCAAGTTGACCCGCGCCCACCTCAAGGAAGCCAACCCTTACAATACCTACATGATCGCCGGCCTGCCGCCGACACCCATCGCCATGGTCGGTCGCGAGGCCATCCACGCGGCGCTGAACCCGGAACCGGGCAGCAGCCTGTATTTCGTCGCCCGTGGCGATGGCAGCCATATTTTCTCGGATAACCTGGATGCGCATAATGCCGCCGTGCGCGAGTTCCAGCTCAAGCGGCGTGCCGACTACCGCTCCAGCCCGGCGCCGGTGGTGAAACCACTGGACGACACAGCCCCACCCGGCGACGCACCGATCGAGCCCACACCGGACACCATCGTGCCGCAAAGCCCGCAATGACTCTGACTAAGGACTGCCCGTGACTGGCTTGTTTATTACCCTGGAAGGCCCGGAAGGCGCCGGCAAAAGCACGAACCGTGACTACCTGGCCGAGCGCCTGCGTGCTCAGGGCATCGAAGTGGTGCTGACCCGTGAACCGGGTGGTACGCCACTGGCCGAGCGGATTCGCGACGTCCTGTTGGCCCCGGGTGACGAGCAGATGAACCCGGACACCGAGCTGCTGCTGGTATTCGCCGCCCGTGCCCAGCACCTGGCCGAAGTAATCCGCCCGGCCCTCGCACGCGGTGCGGTGGTGATCTGTGATCGTTTCACCGATTCCACCTACGCCTATCAGGGCGGTGGCCGAGGCTTGTGCCTGGAACGCATCGCTACCCTGGAAACCTTCGTGCAGGGGGATTTGCGCCCCGATCTGACCCTGCTGTTCGACCTGCCGGTGGAAGTGGGCATGGCTCGCGCCAGTGCCCGGGGGCGCCTGGATCGTTTCGAGTTGGAAGGGCAGGCATTTTTCGAAGCTGTGCGCAGCGCTTTCCTGCAGCGTGCCAAGGCTGAGCCTGCGCGTTATCACCTGCTGGACGCCGCCCAGCCGCTGGCCCGGGTGCAACAGGCCATCGACGCACTGTTGCCGACACTGTTGGAGCGCACCCGTGGCTGAGTCCTACCCGTGGCAGGACAGCCTTTGGCAGCAACTGGCCGGGCGTGCCCAGCACGCCCATGCCTATTTGCTGCATGGGCCGGTGGGCATCGGTAAACGCCACCTCGCCGAGCGCCTGATGGCCAGCCTGTTGTGCCAGCGCCCGGTCGATCTGCAGGCGTGCGGTGAGTGCAAATCCTGCCTGCTGCTCAAGGCCGGCAGTCACCCGGACAACTATGTGCTGGAACCCGAGGAAGCGGACAAGGCGATCAAGGTCGACCAGGTGCGTGACCTGGTCAGCTTCGTGGTGCAGACCGCGCAGATGGGCGGGCGCAAAGTGGTGTTGATCGAGCCGGTCGAGGCGATGAACATCAACGCCGCCAACGCCTTGCTCAAAAGCCTCGAAGAACCCTCCGGCGATACCGTGCTGTTGCTGGTAAGCCATCAGTCCAGCCGTTTGCTACCGACTATTCGCAGCCGCTGCGTGCAGCAGGCATGCCCATTGCCGAGCGAGGCCATGAGCTTGCAATGGTTGGCGCAGGCATTGCCGGAGTGCACCGCAGAGGAACGCGTCGAATTACTGACCCTGGCGGCCGGTTCGCCCTTGGCGGCAGTCAAGCTGCAAGCCCAGGGCGTGCGTGAGCAGCGGGCGTTGGTCGTGGATGGCGTGAAGAAGCTGCTCAAGCAGGAGCTGTCTGCCACGCAACTGGCCGAAGGCGCCTGGAAGGATATCCCCCTGTTGCTGTTGTTCGACTGGTTCTGCGACTGGTCCAGCCTGATCCTGCGCTACCAGTTGACCCAGGATGAAAACGGCCTGGGCCTGGCGGATATGCGCAAGGTCCTGCAATACCTGGCGCAGAAAAGTGCCCAGGACAAAGTGCTGAACATCCAGGACTGGATTCTTGCCCAGCGCCAGAAGGTACTCGGCAAGGCCAACCTCAACCGCGTGCTGTTGCTCGAAGCGCTGCTGGTGCAGTGGGTCGGCCTGCTCGGGCGGCGTTAATTTCCGTGGCCGACGGGTGTATCGTTGGCCAGACTCTTTTCGTGACTTAAAGCCCTGACTCCCTATGCTCGTAGATTCCCATTGCCACCTTGATCGTCTCGACCTTGCCCAGCACGGCGGTTCCCTCGACGCCGCCCTTGAAGCTGCCCGCCAGCGTGGGGTAGGCCACTTCCTATGTATCGGTGTCAGCGCTGAGAACGCCGCCGACGTCAAGGCCCTGGCTGAGCGCTACACGGACGTGGATTGCTCTGTGGGTATCCACCCGCTGGACCTCAAGCCCGACGAAGCCCCGGCCCTCGATTGGCTATTGGGCGAACTCAACCACCCACGGGTGGTAGCCATCGGTGAGACCGGCCTGGACTACCACTACGAACCCGAAGCCGCCGAGTTACAGCAGGCTTCGTTCCGCCTGCACCTGCAAGCTGCCCAACAGACCGGCAAGCCGGTGATCGTCCACACCCGTGGCGCCCGGGCCGATACCTTGACGCTTTTGCGTGAAGCCGCACTGCCACAGGCCGGTGTACTGCACTGCTTTACTGAGGACTGGGACATGGCCAAAGCTGCCCTGGACCTGGGATTCTATATTTCCCTGTCGGGTATCGTCACCTTCCGCAATGCCGACGCGCTGCGTGACGTAGCCCGCCAAGTGCCGGCCGACCGCCTGCTGGTGGAAACCGACTCGCCCTACCTGGCGCCTATCCCCCATCGCGGTAAGCCGAACCTGCCGGAATACGTGCGTGACGTGGCCGATTACCTGGCAATGCTGCGCGGCGAGTCCTACGAGCATTTTGCCGAGCAGACGACCGAGAACTTCAAGCGCCTGTTTCCGCTGGCCCATGTAGCAGTTGGATAAACGCTCGAATTCCAGGCAAAAAAAACCCGGGTTCTGGGGGGGGAA from Pseudomonas synxantha harbors:
- a CDS encoding DNA polymerase III subunit delta'; the protein is MAESYPWQDSLWQQLAGRAQHAHAYLLHGPVGIGKRHLAERLMASLLCQRPVDLQACGECKSCLLLKAGSHPDNYVLEPEEADKAIKVDQVRDLVSFVVQTAQMGGRKVVLIEPVEAMNINAANALLKSLEEPSGDTVLLLVSHQSSRLLPTIRSRCVQQACPLPSEAMSLQWLAQALPECTAEERVELLTLAAGSPLAAVKLQAQGVREQRALVVDGVKKLLKQELSATQLAEGAWKDIPLLLLFDWFCDWSSLILRYQLTQDENGLGLADMRKVLQYLAQKSAQDKVLNIQDWILAQRQKVLGKANLNRVLLLEALLVQWVGLLGRR
- a CDS encoding TatD family hydrolase gives rise to the protein MLVDSHCHLDRLDLAQHGGSLDAALEAARQRGVGHFLCIGVSAENAADVKALAERYTDVDCSVGIHPLDLKPDEAPALDWLLGELNHPRVVAIGETGLDYHYEPEAAELQQASFRLHLQAAQQTGKPVIVHTRGARADTLTLLREAALPQAGVLHCFTEDWDMAKAALDLGFYISLSGIVTFRNADALRDVARQVPADRLLVETDSPYLAPIPHRGKPNLPEYVRDVADYLAMLRGESYEHFAEQTTENFKRLFPLAHVAVG
- the tmk gene encoding dTMP kinase, with product MTGLFITLEGPEGAGKSTNRDYLAERLRAQGIEVVLTREPGGTPLAERIRDVLLAPGDEQMNPDTELLLVFAARAQHLAEVIRPALARGAVVICDRFTDSTYAYQGGGRGLCLERIATLETFVQGDLRPDLTLLFDLPVEVGMARASARGRLDRFELEGQAFFEAVRSAFLQRAKAEPARYHLLDAAQPLARVQQAIDALLPTLLERTRG